A DNA window from Engystomops pustulosus chromosome 6, aEngPut4.maternal, whole genome shotgun sequence contains the following coding sequences:
- the LOC140065391 gene encoding uncharacterized protein isoform X1: protein MDRVKMSERIIHFILKDVMMEDHQPLTSAGRSSKRASPERCPSPLLLPQDCSEEKCVPRDHQGEDVKNITSPETYVRGDERCKEEISTGNCPDDCTKSSEEHMISESEAEEPYMPDPIKLVPSTESSGTAKNIIISHTGKLLFICSECGKSFTLKSSLSKHQRIHTGEKRFSCSECGKGFYHKSHLARHEIIHTGEKPYSCSECGKCFTRNNELLIHQMIHTGEKPFSCSECGKGFGQKSDLTKHLRIHTGEKPFSCSECGKCFLHFGSFVRHQRIHTGEKPYSCTECGKCFPTMRNLVSHQSIHTGEKPYSCSECGKGFTQNNELLIHQMNHTGEKPFSCSECGKGFRLKSHLNKHLRIHTGEKPFSCSECEKCFRQKSHLNKHLRIHTGEKPFSCTECGKCFPTMRNLVSHQIIHTGEKPYSCSECGKGFTQNNELLIHRMYHTGEKPFSCSECGKGFRLKSHLNKHLRIHTGEKPYSCSECGKCFSYTETLVRHQRTHTGEKPFSCSECGKGFGLKSHLNKHLRIHTGEKPYSCSECGKCFSYTETLVVHQRTHMGEKPFSCSECGKCFAQKSGLVRHLRSHTGEKPHSGKAEDSPTHLLDMSIHTAFLAGGEDSPPGGGSGGYSTLSFILPVECLPSAHGQDS from the exons ATGGACAGAGTCAAAATGTCAGAGAGAATAATACACTTCATcctcaaggacgtcatgatggaggaccaccagcccctcacatcagcag gtagatccagtaagagagcatcaccggagagatgtcccagtcctcttcttctaccacaggattgttcagaggagaaatgtGTCCCacgggatcatcag GGTGAAGACGTGAAGAATATTACTtctccagagacatatgtgaggggcgatgagcgatgtaaggaggagatttctacgggtaactgcccag atgactgtaccaagagctcagaggaacatatgATATCAGAATCTGAAGCAGAGGAACCTTATATGCCTGATCCTATTAAATTGGTTCCATCTACAGAATCATCAGGAACTGCAAAGAACATTATCATAAGTCATACAGGGAAACTGCTATttatatgttcagaatgtgggaaaagttttacccTAAAATCAAGTCTtagtaaacatcagagaattcacacgggggagaagcgattttcatgttcagaatgtggaaaaggtttttaCCACAAATCACATCTTGCTAGACATGAGATcattcacaccggggagaagccgtattcatgttcagaatgtgggaaatgttttactcgaAATAATGAGCTCCTTATTCATCAAATGATCCACACAGGAgaaaaaccattttcatgttcagaatgtggaaaaggttttggGCAGAAATCAGATCTTACCAaacatctgagaattcacacaggggaaaagccattttcatgttcagaatgtgggaaatgttttctacaCTTCGGAAGctttgttagacatcagagaattcacacaggggagaagccgtattcatgtacagaatgtgggaaatgttttccaaCCATGAGAAATCTTGTTAGCCATCAGAGcattcacaccggggagaagccgtattcatgttcagaatgtgggaaaggttttacTCAAAATAATGAGCTCCTTATTCATCAAATgaaccacacaggagagaagccattttcatgttcagaatgtggaaaaggttttaggcTAAAATCtcatcttaacaaacatctgagaattcacacaggggaaaaaccattttcatgttcagaatgtgagaaatgttttaggcagaaatcacatcttaacaaacatctgagaattcacacaggggaaaagccattttcatgtacagaatgtgggaaatgttttccaaCCATGAGAAATCTTGTTAGCCATCAGatcattcacacaggggagaagccgtattcatgttcagaatgtgggaaaggttttacTCAGAATAATGAGCTCCTTATTCATcgaatgtatcacacaggagaaaaaccattttcatgctcagaatgtggaaaaggttttaggcTAAAATCtcatcttaacaaacatctgagaattcacacaggggagaagccatattcatgttcagaatgtgggaaatgtttctccTACACTGAAactcttgttagacatcagagaactcacacgggagaaaaaccattttcatgttcagaatgtggaaaaggttttggGCTAAAATCtcatcttaacaaacatctgagaattcacacaggggagaagccgtattcatgttcagaatgtggaaaatgtttctccTACACTGAAACTCTTGttgtacatcagagaactcacatgggagagaaaccattttcatgttcagaatgtgggaaatgttttgcccagAAATCAGGTCTTGTTAGACatctgagaagtcacacaggggagaagccacacAGTGGTAAAGCAGAGGACTCTCCAACACATCTTCTGGACATGTCCATTCATACAGCCTTTTTGGCAGGAGGTGAAGACTCTCCTCCAGGCGGTGGTAGCGGAGGATATTCCACTCTCTCCTTTATTTTACCTGTTGAATGTCTCCCCTCAGCCCATGGCCAAGACAGCTAA